A portion of the Bradysia coprophila strain Holo2 unplaced genomic scaffold, BU_Bcop_v1 contig_297, whole genome shotgun sequence genome contains these proteins:
- the LOC119078446 gene encoding MAGUK p55 subfamily member 6 isoform X1: MKEANSKEKRPFKVVSWKFNWTFKWRKLFSKKNKKPESTDCEFKTTFDAYQHVKNNLEDLEDRAGANETDLVFLRGLLDSPAVTQLIKITDSFEEVAAPLRPVSLNNKQLISEILEKCTVARHPDARELARILTKPHVKSLIETHDEVGEQPVKDSPKRIEFVNNLIDIENNEMPSETIKMVGLRRNPNEPLGLTVEVDEHKQLMVARILSGGMIDRQGLLHPGDVILEVNGVPVSTPEGLQEQILLAKESVTLKIGPSLDEEMKSARLTMSGGQVKNGRNLDTGKKLTCYMRALFDYDPNEDTLLPCKEIGLGFSHGDILQIINVKDPNWWQAKHFGNDEQTGLIPSQELEERRKAFVPPEADYVHKISICGTRISKKKRKTLYKSKSNGDYDKADMQLYEEVTRMPPFKRKTLILIGVQGVGRRTLKNRLINSDPEKFGTVIPHTSRAPRVLEENGKGYWFMDRGEMEQEINGNQFLEHGEHSGNLYGTHLDSIREVIKQGKMCVLDCAPSALKMLHNSTEFMPYVIFIAAPGMEQLKQIYAERRATGGSQRNLTFDRQSSIRYSSRRARTLESLASLYEDDDLVSTVEESALLQRKYEKYIDAVIVNEDFDITFRKVIEALDALSHEHQWVPVNWIY; the protein is encoded by the exons ATGCCTACcaacatgtaaaaaataatttggaggATTTGGAAGACAGAGCTGGAGCAAATGAAACAGATCTCGTATTCTTGCGAGGACTGCTGGATAGTCCTGCTGTTACTCAGTTAATCAAA ATAACTGACTCATTCGAAGAAGTCGCCGCACCACTTCGTCCCGTTTCGCTAAACAacaaacaactgatatcggaAATACTTGAAAAGTGTACCGTTGCCAGACATCCCGATGCTAGAGAACTAGCCCGCATACTCACCAAACCACATGTTAAATCACTGATCGAAACTCACGACGAAGTCGGCGAACAGCCCGTTAAAGACAGTCCGAAacgaattgaatttgttaaCAATCTGATTGACATCGAAAACAACGAAATGCCCAGCGAAACAATCAAAATGGTTGGTCTGCGCCGGAATCCCAACGAACCGTTGGGATTGACGGTCGAAGTGGATGAACACAAACAGTTGATGGTTGCACGTATACTGTCGGGCGGAATGATCGATCGGCAGGGATTGCTGCATCCGGGTGATGTAATTTTGGAGGTGAACGGAGTGCCTGTGTCGACGCCGGAAGGACTGCAggaacaaattttgttggcCAAGGAATCAGTGACGCTGAAAATTGGACCGAGTTTGGATGAAGAGATGAAATCAGCCAGATTGACAATGTCTGGTGGACAGGtaaaaaatggaagaaatttAGATACTGGAAAGAAACTGACG TGCTATATGCGTGCCCTATTCGATTATGATCCCAACGAAGACACGCTACTACCATGCAAGGAAATCGGATTGGGATTTTCACACGGAGACATTCTTCAA ATTATTAACGTAAAAGACCCAAACTGGTGGCAGgccaaacattttggaaacgaTGAGCAGACTGGCTTAATTCCATCACAAGAACTTGAAGAAAGGCGAAAAGCTTTTGTGCCACCAGAAGCCGATTATGTTCATAAGATTAGCATTTGTGGAACTAGA ATCTCAAAGAAGAAGCGTAAAACGTTATACAAATCAAAATCGAATGGAGATTATGACAAGGCCGATATGCAGTTATACGAAGAAGTGACAAGGATGCCACCGTTCAAGAGGAAGACATTAATCCTAATCGGTGTCCAGGGCGTAGGTAGACGTACTCTGAAGAACCGTTTGATCAACAGCGATCCAGAGAAATTCGGAACGGTTATACCAC ATACATCTAGGGCGCCGCGTGTCCTGGAAGAGAATGGAAAAGGATACTGGTTCATGGATCGAGGGGAAATGGAACAGGAAATTAATGGGAACCAATTTTTGGAGCATGGTGAACACAGCGGCAATTTGTATGGGACGCATCTCGATTCCATTCGTGAAGTTATCAAACAAG GCAAAATGTGTGTTTTGGACTGTGCTCCCAGTGCGCTAAAAATGTTGCATAACAGCACCGAGTTCATGCCGTACGTAATATTCATTGCAGCGCCGGGCATGGAACAATTGAAACAAATCTATGCTGAACGAAGAGCTACAGGAGGATCTCAACGGAATTTGACG TTTGATAGACAAAGCTCAATCAGATACAGCTCAAGGCGTGCCAGAACTCTCGAATCATTGGCATCACTATACGAG GACGATGATCTCGTTTCAACTGTGGAAGAGAGTGCAttgttacaacgaaaatatgaaaaatacatcGATGCCGTCATCGTGAACGAGGATTTTGACATCACATTCAGAAAAGTAATCGAAGCATTGGATGCTTTAAGTCACGAACATCAATGGGTTCCAGTTAATTGGATTTATTGA
- the LOC119078446 gene encoding MAGUK p55 subfamily member 6 isoform X3, with product MVRLSKKEQQDKRELLSSINQMNIGESMNVDNDAYQHVKNNLEDLEDRAGANETDLVFLRGLLDSPAVTQLIKITDSFEEVAAPLRPVSLNNKQLISEILEKCTVARHPDARELARILTKPHVKSLIETHDEVGEQPVKDSPKRIEFVNNLIDIENNEMPSETIKMVGLRRNPNEPLGLTVEVDEHKQLMVARILSGGMIDRQGLLHPGDVILEVNGVPVSTPEGLQEQILLAKESVTLKIGPSLDEEMKSARLTMSGGQVKNGRNLDTGKKLTCYMRALFDYDPNEDTLLPCKEIGLGFSHGDILQIINVKDPNWWQAKHFGNDEQTGLIPSQELEERRKAFVPPEADYVHKISICGTRISKKKRKTLYKSKSNGDYDKADMQLYEEVTRMPPFKRKTLILIGVQGVGRRTLKNRLINSDPEKFGTVIPHTSRAPRVLEENGKGYWFMDRGEMEQEINGNQFLEHGEHSGNLYGTHLDSIREVIKQGKMCVLDCAPSALKMLHNSTEFMPYVIFIAAPGMEQLKQIYAERRATGGSQRNLTFDRQSSIRYSSRRARTLESLASLYEDDDLVSTVEESALLQRKYEKYIDAVIVNEDFDITFRKVIEALDALSHEHQWVPVNWIY from the exons ATGGTGCGTTTATCGAAAAAGGAACAGCAAGATAAGCGCGAATTATTGTCGAGTATAAATCAAATGAACATTGGGGAATCTATGAATGTGGACAATG ATGCCTACcaacatgtaaaaaataatttggaggATTTGGAAGACAGAGCTGGAGCAAATGAAACAGATCTCGTATTCTTGCGAGGACTGCTGGATAGTCCTGCTGTTACTCAGTTAATCAAA ATAACTGACTCATTCGAAGAAGTCGCCGCACCACTTCGTCCCGTTTCGCTAAACAacaaacaactgatatcggaAATACTTGAAAAGTGTACCGTTGCCAGACATCCCGATGCTAGAGAACTAGCCCGCATACTCACCAAACCACATGTTAAATCACTGATCGAAACTCACGACGAAGTCGGCGAACAGCCCGTTAAAGACAGTCCGAAacgaattgaatttgttaaCAATCTGATTGACATCGAAAACAACGAAATGCCCAGCGAAACAATCAAAATGGTTGGTCTGCGCCGGAATCCCAACGAACCGTTGGGATTGACGGTCGAAGTGGATGAACACAAACAGTTGATGGTTGCACGTATACTGTCGGGCGGAATGATCGATCGGCAGGGATTGCTGCATCCGGGTGATGTAATTTTGGAGGTGAACGGAGTGCCTGTGTCGACGCCGGAAGGACTGCAggaacaaattttgttggcCAAGGAATCAGTGACGCTGAAAATTGGACCGAGTTTGGATGAAGAGATGAAATCAGCCAGATTGACAATGTCTGGTGGACAGGtaaaaaatggaagaaatttAGATACTGGAAAGAAACTGACG TGCTATATGCGTGCCCTATTCGATTATGATCCCAACGAAGACACGCTACTACCATGCAAGGAAATCGGATTGGGATTTTCACACGGAGACATTCTTCAA ATTATTAACGTAAAAGACCCAAACTGGTGGCAGgccaaacattttggaaacgaTGAGCAGACTGGCTTAATTCCATCACAAGAACTTGAAGAAAGGCGAAAAGCTTTTGTGCCACCAGAAGCCGATTATGTTCATAAGATTAGCATTTGTGGAACTAGA ATCTCAAAGAAGAAGCGTAAAACGTTATACAAATCAAAATCGAATGGAGATTATGACAAGGCCGATATGCAGTTATACGAAGAAGTGACAAGGATGCCACCGTTCAAGAGGAAGACATTAATCCTAATCGGTGTCCAGGGCGTAGGTAGACGTACTCTGAAGAACCGTTTGATCAACAGCGATCCAGAGAAATTCGGAACGGTTATACCAC ATACATCTAGGGCGCCGCGTGTCCTGGAAGAGAATGGAAAAGGATACTGGTTCATGGATCGAGGGGAAATGGAACAGGAAATTAATGGGAACCAATTTTTGGAGCATGGTGAACACAGCGGCAATTTGTATGGGACGCATCTCGATTCCATTCGTGAAGTTATCAAACAAG GCAAAATGTGTGTTTTGGACTGTGCTCCCAGTGCGCTAAAAATGTTGCATAACAGCACCGAGTTCATGCCGTACGTAATATTCATTGCAGCGCCGGGCATGGAACAATTGAAACAAATCTATGCTGAACGAAGAGCTACAGGAGGATCTCAACGGAATTTGACG TTTGATAGACAAAGCTCAATCAGATACAGCTCAAGGCGTGCCAGAACTCTCGAATCATTGGCATCACTATACGAG GACGATGATCTCGTTTCAACTGTGGAAGAGAGTGCAttgttacaacgaaaatatgaaaaatacatcGATGCCGTCATCGTGAACGAGGATTTTGACATCACATTCAGAAAAGTAATCGAAGCATTGGATGCTTTAAGTCACGAACATCAATGGGTTCCAGTTAATTGGATTTATTGA
- the LOC119078446 gene encoding MAGUK p55 subfamily member 6 isoform X7, whose translation MVRLSKKEQQDKRELLSSINQMNIGESMNVDNDAYQHVKNNLEDLEDRAGANETDLVFLRGLLDSPAVTQLIKITDSFEEVAAPLRPVSLNNKQLISEILEKCTVARHPDARELARILTKPHVKSLIETHDEVGEQPVKDSPKRIEFVNNLIDIENNEMPSETIKMVGLRRNPNEPLGLTVEVDEHKQLMVARILSGGMIDRQGLLHPGDVILEVNGVPVSTPEGLQEQILLAKESVTLKIGPSLDEEMKSARLTMSGGQVKNGRNLDTGKKLTCYMRALFDYDPNEDTLLPCKEIGLGFSHGDILQIINVKDPNWWQAKHFGNDEQTGLIPSQELEERRKAFVPPEADYVHKISICGTRISKKKRKTLYKSKSNGDYDKADMQLYEEVTRMPPFKRKTLILIGVQGVGRRTLKNRLINSDPEKFGTVIPHTSRAPRVLEENGKGYWFMDRGEMEQEINGNQFLEHGEHSGNLYGTHLDSIREVIKQGKMCVLDCAPSALKMLHNSTEFMPYVIFIAAPGMEQLKQIYAERRATGGSQRNLTDDDLVSTVEESALLQRKYEKYIDAVIVNEDFDITFRKVIEALDALSHEHQWVPVNWIY comes from the exons ATGGTGCGTTTATCGAAAAAGGAACAGCAAGATAAGCGCGAATTATTGTCGAGTATAAATCAAATGAACATTGGGGAATCTATGAATGTGGACAATG ATGCCTACcaacatgtaaaaaataatttggaggATTTGGAAGACAGAGCTGGAGCAAATGAAACAGATCTCGTATTCTTGCGAGGACTGCTGGATAGTCCTGCTGTTACTCAGTTAATCAAA ATAACTGACTCATTCGAAGAAGTCGCCGCACCACTTCGTCCCGTTTCGCTAAACAacaaacaactgatatcggaAATACTTGAAAAGTGTACCGTTGCCAGACATCCCGATGCTAGAGAACTAGCCCGCATACTCACCAAACCACATGTTAAATCACTGATCGAAACTCACGACGAAGTCGGCGAACAGCCCGTTAAAGACAGTCCGAAacgaattgaatttgttaaCAATCTGATTGACATCGAAAACAACGAAATGCCCAGCGAAACAATCAAAATGGTTGGTCTGCGCCGGAATCCCAACGAACCGTTGGGATTGACGGTCGAAGTGGATGAACACAAACAGTTGATGGTTGCACGTATACTGTCGGGCGGAATGATCGATCGGCAGGGATTGCTGCATCCGGGTGATGTAATTTTGGAGGTGAACGGAGTGCCTGTGTCGACGCCGGAAGGACTGCAggaacaaattttgttggcCAAGGAATCAGTGACGCTGAAAATTGGACCGAGTTTGGATGAAGAGATGAAATCAGCCAGATTGACAATGTCTGGTGGACAGGtaaaaaatggaagaaatttAGATACTGGAAAGAAACTGACG TGCTATATGCGTGCCCTATTCGATTATGATCCCAACGAAGACACGCTACTACCATGCAAGGAAATCGGATTGGGATTTTCACACGGAGACATTCTTCAA ATTATTAACGTAAAAGACCCAAACTGGTGGCAGgccaaacattttggaaacgaTGAGCAGACTGGCTTAATTCCATCACAAGAACTTGAAGAAAGGCGAAAAGCTTTTGTGCCACCAGAAGCCGATTATGTTCATAAGATTAGCATTTGTGGAACTAGA ATCTCAAAGAAGAAGCGTAAAACGTTATACAAATCAAAATCGAATGGAGATTATGACAAGGCCGATATGCAGTTATACGAAGAAGTGACAAGGATGCCACCGTTCAAGAGGAAGACATTAATCCTAATCGGTGTCCAGGGCGTAGGTAGACGTACTCTGAAGAACCGTTTGATCAACAGCGATCCAGAGAAATTCGGAACGGTTATACCAC ATACATCTAGGGCGCCGCGTGTCCTGGAAGAGAATGGAAAAGGATACTGGTTCATGGATCGAGGGGAAATGGAACAGGAAATTAATGGGAACCAATTTTTGGAGCATGGTGAACACAGCGGCAATTTGTATGGGACGCATCTCGATTCCATTCGTGAAGTTATCAAACAAG GCAAAATGTGTGTTTTGGACTGTGCTCCCAGTGCGCTAAAAATGTTGCATAACAGCACCGAGTTCATGCCGTACGTAATATTCATTGCAGCGCCGGGCATGGAACAATTGAAACAAATCTATGCTGAACGAAGAGCTACAGGAGGATCTCAACGGAATTTGACG GACGATGATCTCGTTTCAACTGTGGAAGAGAGTGCAttgttacaacgaaaatatgaaaaatacatcGATGCCGTCATCGTGAACGAGGATTTTGACATCACATTCAGAAAAGTAATCGAAGCATTGGATGCTTTAAGTCACGAACATCAATGGGTTCCAGTTAATTGGATTTATTGA
- the LOC119078446 gene encoding MAGUK p55 subfamily member 6 isoform X4, translated as MKEANSKEKRPFKVVSWKFNWTFKWRKLFSKKNKKPESTDCEFKTTFDAYQHVKNNLEDLEDRAGANETDLVFLRGLLDSPAVTQLIKITDSFEEVAAPLRPVSLNNKQLISEILEKCTVARHPDARELARILTKPHVKSLIETHDEVGEQPVKDSPKRIEFVNNLIDIENNEMPSETIKMVGLRRNPNEPLGLTVEVDEHKQLMVARILSGGMIDRQGLLHPGDVILEVNGVPVSTPEGLQEQILLAKESVTLKIGPSLDEEMKSARLTMSGGQVKNGRNLDTGKKLTCYMRALFDYDPNEDTLLPCKEIGLGFSHGDILQIINVKDPNWWQAKHFGNDEQTGLIPSQELEERRKAFVPPEADYVHKISICGTRISKKKRKTLYKSKSNGDYDKADMQLYEEVTRMPPFKRKTLILIGVQGVGRRTLKNRLINSDPEKFGTVIPHTSRAPRVLEENGKGYWFMDRGEMEQEINGNQFLEHGEHSGNLYGTHLDSIREVIKQGKMCVLDCAPSALKMLHNSTEFMPYVIFIAAPGMEQLKQIYAERRATGGSQRNLTDDDLVSTVEESALLQRKYEKYIDAVIVNEDFDITFRKVIEALDALSHEHQWVPVNWIY; from the exons ATGCCTACcaacatgtaaaaaataatttggaggATTTGGAAGACAGAGCTGGAGCAAATGAAACAGATCTCGTATTCTTGCGAGGACTGCTGGATAGTCCTGCTGTTACTCAGTTAATCAAA ATAACTGACTCATTCGAAGAAGTCGCCGCACCACTTCGTCCCGTTTCGCTAAACAacaaacaactgatatcggaAATACTTGAAAAGTGTACCGTTGCCAGACATCCCGATGCTAGAGAACTAGCCCGCATACTCACCAAACCACATGTTAAATCACTGATCGAAACTCACGACGAAGTCGGCGAACAGCCCGTTAAAGACAGTCCGAAacgaattgaatttgttaaCAATCTGATTGACATCGAAAACAACGAAATGCCCAGCGAAACAATCAAAATGGTTGGTCTGCGCCGGAATCCCAACGAACCGTTGGGATTGACGGTCGAAGTGGATGAACACAAACAGTTGATGGTTGCACGTATACTGTCGGGCGGAATGATCGATCGGCAGGGATTGCTGCATCCGGGTGATGTAATTTTGGAGGTGAACGGAGTGCCTGTGTCGACGCCGGAAGGACTGCAggaacaaattttgttggcCAAGGAATCAGTGACGCTGAAAATTGGACCGAGTTTGGATGAAGAGATGAAATCAGCCAGATTGACAATGTCTGGTGGACAGGtaaaaaatggaagaaatttAGATACTGGAAAGAAACTGACG TGCTATATGCGTGCCCTATTCGATTATGATCCCAACGAAGACACGCTACTACCATGCAAGGAAATCGGATTGGGATTTTCACACGGAGACATTCTTCAA ATTATTAACGTAAAAGACCCAAACTGGTGGCAGgccaaacattttggaaacgaTGAGCAGACTGGCTTAATTCCATCACAAGAACTTGAAGAAAGGCGAAAAGCTTTTGTGCCACCAGAAGCCGATTATGTTCATAAGATTAGCATTTGTGGAACTAGA ATCTCAAAGAAGAAGCGTAAAACGTTATACAAATCAAAATCGAATGGAGATTATGACAAGGCCGATATGCAGTTATACGAAGAAGTGACAAGGATGCCACCGTTCAAGAGGAAGACATTAATCCTAATCGGTGTCCAGGGCGTAGGTAGACGTACTCTGAAGAACCGTTTGATCAACAGCGATCCAGAGAAATTCGGAACGGTTATACCAC ATACATCTAGGGCGCCGCGTGTCCTGGAAGAGAATGGAAAAGGATACTGGTTCATGGATCGAGGGGAAATGGAACAGGAAATTAATGGGAACCAATTTTTGGAGCATGGTGAACACAGCGGCAATTTGTATGGGACGCATCTCGATTCCATTCGTGAAGTTATCAAACAAG GCAAAATGTGTGTTTTGGACTGTGCTCCCAGTGCGCTAAAAATGTTGCATAACAGCACCGAGTTCATGCCGTACGTAATATTCATTGCAGCGCCGGGCATGGAACAATTGAAACAAATCTATGCTGAACGAAGAGCTACAGGAGGATCTCAACGGAATTTGACG GACGATGATCTCGTTTCAACTGTGGAAGAGAGTGCAttgttacaacgaaaatatgaaaaatacatcGATGCCGTCATCGTGAACGAGGATTTTGACATCACATTCAGAAAAGTAATCGAAGCATTGGATGCTTTAAGTCACGAACATCAATGGGTTCCAGTTAATTGGATTTATTGA
- the LOC119078446 gene encoding MAGUK p55 subfamily member 6 isoform X6 has protein sequence MVRLSKKEQQDKRELLSSINQMNIGESMNVDNDAYQHVKNNLEDLEDRAGANETDLVFLRGLLDSPAVTQLIKITDSFEEVAAPLRPVSLNNKQLISEILEKCTVARHPDARELARILTKPHVKSLIETHDEVGEQPVKDSPKRIEFVNNLIDIENNEMPSETIKMVGLRRNPNEPLGLTVEVDEHKQLMVARILSGGMIDRQGLLHPGDVILEVNGVPVSTPEGLQEQILLAKESVTLKIGPSLDEEMKSARLTMSGGQCYMRALFDYDPNEDTLLPCKEIGLGFSHGDILQIINVKDPNWWQAKHFGNDEQTGLIPSQELEERRKAFVPPEADYVHKISICGTRISKKKRKTLYKSKSNGDYDKADMQLYEEVTRMPPFKRKTLILIGVQGVGRRTLKNRLINSDPEKFGTVIPHTSRAPRVLEENGKGYWFMDRGEMEQEINGNQFLEHGEHSGNLYGTHLDSIREVIKQGKMCVLDCAPSALKMLHNSTEFMPYVIFIAAPGMEQLKQIYAERRATGGSQRNLTFDRQSSIRYSSRRARTLESLASLYEDDDLVSTVEESALLQRKYEKYIDAVIVNEDFDITFRKVIEALDALSHEHQWVPVNWIY, from the exons ATGGTGCGTTTATCGAAAAAGGAACAGCAAGATAAGCGCGAATTATTGTCGAGTATAAATCAAATGAACATTGGGGAATCTATGAATGTGGACAATG ATGCCTACcaacatgtaaaaaataatttggaggATTTGGAAGACAGAGCTGGAGCAAATGAAACAGATCTCGTATTCTTGCGAGGACTGCTGGATAGTCCTGCTGTTACTCAGTTAATCAAA ATAACTGACTCATTCGAAGAAGTCGCCGCACCACTTCGTCCCGTTTCGCTAAACAacaaacaactgatatcggaAATACTTGAAAAGTGTACCGTTGCCAGACATCCCGATGCTAGAGAACTAGCCCGCATACTCACCAAACCACATGTTAAATCACTGATCGAAACTCACGACGAAGTCGGCGAACAGCCCGTTAAAGACAGTCCGAAacgaattgaatttgttaaCAATCTGATTGACATCGAAAACAACGAAATGCCCAGCGAAACAATCAAAATGGTTGGTCTGCGCCGGAATCCCAACGAACCGTTGGGATTGACGGTCGAAGTGGATGAACACAAACAGTTGATGGTTGCACGTATACTGTCGGGCGGAATGATCGATCGGCAGGGATTGCTGCATCCGGGTGATGTAATTTTGGAGGTGAACGGAGTGCCTGTGTCGACGCCGGAAGGACTGCAggaacaaattttgttggcCAAGGAATCAGTGACGCTGAAAATTGGACCGAGTTTGGATGAAGAGATGAAATCAGCCAGATTGACAATGTCTGGTGGACAG TGCTATATGCGTGCCCTATTCGATTATGATCCCAACGAAGACACGCTACTACCATGCAAGGAAATCGGATTGGGATTTTCACACGGAGACATTCTTCAA ATTATTAACGTAAAAGACCCAAACTGGTGGCAGgccaaacattttggaaacgaTGAGCAGACTGGCTTAATTCCATCACAAGAACTTGAAGAAAGGCGAAAAGCTTTTGTGCCACCAGAAGCCGATTATGTTCATAAGATTAGCATTTGTGGAACTAGA ATCTCAAAGAAGAAGCGTAAAACGTTATACAAATCAAAATCGAATGGAGATTATGACAAGGCCGATATGCAGTTATACGAAGAAGTGACAAGGATGCCACCGTTCAAGAGGAAGACATTAATCCTAATCGGTGTCCAGGGCGTAGGTAGACGTACTCTGAAGAACCGTTTGATCAACAGCGATCCAGAGAAATTCGGAACGGTTATACCAC ATACATCTAGGGCGCCGCGTGTCCTGGAAGAGAATGGAAAAGGATACTGGTTCATGGATCGAGGGGAAATGGAACAGGAAATTAATGGGAACCAATTTTTGGAGCATGGTGAACACAGCGGCAATTTGTATGGGACGCATCTCGATTCCATTCGTGAAGTTATCAAACAAG GCAAAATGTGTGTTTTGGACTGTGCTCCCAGTGCGCTAAAAATGTTGCATAACAGCACCGAGTTCATGCCGTACGTAATATTCATTGCAGCGCCGGGCATGGAACAATTGAAACAAATCTATGCTGAACGAAGAGCTACAGGAGGATCTCAACGGAATTTGACG TTTGATAGACAAAGCTCAATCAGATACAGCTCAAGGCGTGCCAGAACTCTCGAATCATTGGCATCACTATACGAG GACGATGATCTCGTTTCAACTGTGGAAGAGAGTGCAttgttacaacgaaaatatgaaaaatacatcGATGCCGTCATCGTGAACGAGGATTTTGACATCACATTCAGAAAAGTAATCGAAGCATTGGATGCTTTAAGTCACGAACATCAATGGGTTCCAGTTAATTGGATTTATTGA
- the LOC119078446 gene encoding MAGUK p55 subfamily member 6 isoform X2, whose amino-acid sequence MKEANSKEKRPFKVVSWKFNWTFKWRKLFSKKNKKPESTDCEFKTTFDAYQHVKNNLEDLEDRAGANETDLVFLRGLLDSPAVTQLIKITDSFEEVAAPLRPVSLNNKQLISEILEKCTVARHPDARELARILTKPHVKSLIETHDEVGEQPVKDSPKRIEFVNNLIDIENNEMPSETIKMVGLRRNPNEPLGLTVEVDEHKQLMVARILSGGMIDRQGLLHPGDVILEVNGVPVSTPEGLQEQILLAKESVTLKIGPSLDEEMKSARLTMSGGQCYMRALFDYDPNEDTLLPCKEIGLGFSHGDILQIINVKDPNWWQAKHFGNDEQTGLIPSQELEERRKAFVPPEADYVHKISICGTRISKKKRKTLYKSKSNGDYDKADMQLYEEVTRMPPFKRKTLILIGVQGVGRRTLKNRLINSDPEKFGTVIPHTSRAPRVLEENGKGYWFMDRGEMEQEINGNQFLEHGEHSGNLYGTHLDSIREVIKQGKMCVLDCAPSALKMLHNSTEFMPYVIFIAAPGMEQLKQIYAERRATGGSQRNLTFDRQSSIRYSSRRARTLESLASLYEDDDLVSTVEESALLQRKYEKYIDAVIVNEDFDITFRKVIEALDALSHEHQWVPVNWIY is encoded by the exons ATGCCTACcaacatgtaaaaaataatttggaggATTTGGAAGACAGAGCTGGAGCAAATGAAACAGATCTCGTATTCTTGCGAGGACTGCTGGATAGTCCTGCTGTTACTCAGTTAATCAAA ATAACTGACTCATTCGAAGAAGTCGCCGCACCACTTCGTCCCGTTTCGCTAAACAacaaacaactgatatcggaAATACTTGAAAAGTGTACCGTTGCCAGACATCCCGATGCTAGAGAACTAGCCCGCATACTCACCAAACCACATGTTAAATCACTGATCGAAACTCACGACGAAGTCGGCGAACAGCCCGTTAAAGACAGTCCGAAacgaattgaatttgttaaCAATCTGATTGACATCGAAAACAACGAAATGCCCAGCGAAACAATCAAAATGGTTGGTCTGCGCCGGAATCCCAACGAACCGTTGGGATTGACGGTCGAAGTGGATGAACACAAACAGTTGATGGTTGCACGTATACTGTCGGGCGGAATGATCGATCGGCAGGGATTGCTGCATCCGGGTGATGTAATTTTGGAGGTGAACGGAGTGCCTGTGTCGACGCCGGAAGGACTGCAggaacaaattttgttggcCAAGGAATCAGTGACGCTGAAAATTGGACCGAGTTTGGATGAAGAGATGAAATCAGCCAGATTGACAATGTCTGGTGGACAG TGCTATATGCGTGCCCTATTCGATTATGATCCCAACGAAGACACGCTACTACCATGCAAGGAAATCGGATTGGGATTTTCACACGGAGACATTCTTCAA ATTATTAACGTAAAAGACCCAAACTGGTGGCAGgccaaacattttggaaacgaTGAGCAGACTGGCTTAATTCCATCACAAGAACTTGAAGAAAGGCGAAAAGCTTTTGTGCCACCAGAAGCCGATTATGTTCATAAGATTAGCATTTGTGGAACTAGA ATCTCAAAGAAGAAGCGTAAAACGTTATACAAATCAAAATCGAATGGAGATTATGACAAGGCCGATATGCAGTTATACGAAGAAGTGACAAGGATGCCACCGTTCAAGAGGAAGACATTAATCCTAATCGGTGTCCAGGGCGTAGGTAGACGTACTCTGAAGAACCGTTTGATCAACAGCGATCCAGAGAAATTCGGAACGGTTATACCAC ATACATCTAGGGCGCCGCGTGTCCTGGAAGAGAATGGAAAAGGATACTGGTTCATGGATCGAGGGGAAATGGAACAGGAAATTAATGGGAACCAATTTTTGGAGCATGGTGAACACAGCGGCAATTTGTATGGGACGCATCTCGATTCCATTCGTGAAGTTATCAAACAAG GCAAAATGTGTGTTTTGGACTGTGCTCCCAGTGCGCTAAAAATGTTGCATAACAGCACCGAGTTCATGCCGTACGTAATATTCATTGCAGCGCCGGGCATGGAACAATTGAAACAAATCTATGCTGAACGAAGAGCTACAGGAGGATCTCAACGGAATTTGACG TTTGATAGACAAAGCTCAATCAGATACAGCTCAAGGCGTGCCAGAACTCTCGAATCATTGGCATCACTATACGAG GACGATGATCTCGTTTCAACTGTGGAAGAGAGTGCAttgttacaacgaaaatatgaaaaatacatcGATGCCGTCATCGTGAACGAGGATTTTGACATCACATTCAGAAAAGTAATCGAAGCATTGGATGCTTTAAGTCACGAACATCAATGGGTTCCAGTTAATTGGATTTATTGA